AGGATACCCGATAGATACGGTGGGAAAGTTCATCCAAGCTAGCATCGCCCGTCAGATTGATAATATTATATTTTTCAATCAAGCGATCCTTGTTTTTTGTAATAAAATCATTGAAGACTTTCGCTCCTCCTGAGCCACCGACAAAGAGCAAGGTAGGTTTTCCTTCTGTGAAATGAGCCTTAATTTTCTCAATCTCAGCTGGTTCTGTTTGAGGGAGGGCCGCAATCTTGGTCACCGCTCCAACATGTTCAGCCTTGCTCAGTCCTTCTGCCTGCTCAAAAGTCGTGAACATCTTTGTCGCGCATTTATAACCAATTTTATTAGCCAAACCAAGCGACAAATCAGACTCATGGATAAAGACTGGAACGCCCGTCACCTTCGCAGCAATCACTGGCGGAACAGATACAAAGCCTCCTTTTGAAAATAGGGCTTTGGGACGGACTTTTAACATGATGCCCAGCGACTGGAGAATGCCACCTGCCACTTTAAAAACATCCCAGAGATTCTGCCAAGAAAAATAGCGACGGAGCTTCCCAGTTGCAATCGAGTGGAAAACAACAGGTAGACCTGATTTTTGAATTTCCTTGTACTCAATCCCATGGCGGTCACCGATATAATGGACTTCCCAGCCCTCCTCGATAAATTTAGGCATCAGCAAAAGATTGAGGGTCACATGGCCAACCGTCCCTCCGCCTGTAAATACTATTTTTTTCATTTTATCCCTTTAATTCTTTAAACACGGCAAGGAACTCATCGCCCCGCACTTCAAAATTCTTATACATATCCCAACTAGCATTGGCTGGACTAAGAAGGACAATATCCCCAGGCTCCGCCACAGAAAAGGCTTTACGAGTAGCATCTCTGATATCTGAAGCATCCAGATAGCTTACTTCTGCCTGATCCGCAGCCCGCTTAACACGCGCAGCCGATTCTCCCAAAATTACCATCTTTTTCAGGTCCTTGATATCTGGCACCAATTCATCAAATTCATTGCCACGATCCAGACCACCAGCAATCAGAATGACCTTGCTATTGTCAAAGCCTGACAAAGCCTTTTGAGTCGCTAAAATATTAGTCGATTTACTGTCATTGTAAAATTTGACTTGATTGATTTCGCCCACATACTGGAGACGATGCTTGACACCACCAAAATGAGCCAGAGTTTCTCTAATAACTTGATTGTCAATCCCGCGCAGTTTGGCTACTGCAATGGTTGCTAGAGCATTTTCTACATTGTGGCTACCAGGCACGCCTAGTTCAGAAGCTTTCATAATGGCTTCCCCACGGAAAGTCAGCACATCGCCGTCCAAGTAAGCTCCATCGACCTGTTCTTGGCTTGAAAAAGGAATCACCTGGGCTGCCGTTTTCTTAGCTAATTCTTTGGCCAAATCTTGATTGTAATTTAAAATGACATAGTCAGAAGCTGTCATATTTTTTTGGATATTCCACTTGGCTGCCACATATTCCTCAAAAGAGCCGTGATAGTCCAGATGCGTCGGCATCAGATTTGTAATCACTGCTATTTCTGGATGGAAGGCTTCGATTCCCATCAGTTGGAAAGAAGAAAGTTCCATGACCAGAGTATCTGTTTCACCCGCATCTTGAGCAACTTGACTAGCTGGAAATCCGATATTTCCTGACAAGAGGCCATTTTGTCCGCCTGCTGTTAGCACTTCCGCAATCATGGTTGTCGTAGTCGTTTTTCCATTTGAGCCAGTAATCCCAATAATCGGTGCATCCGAAATCAGATAGGCCAGCTCGACTTCAGTAATAACAGGAATCTTCTTTTCCAAAGCCCTCATGACCATAGGATTATTGTAAGGAATGCCCGGATTTTTCACCATCCATTCAAAATCTTCATCCAACAGTTCCAGAGGATGACCACCTGTCACGACTTTAATTCCTTCTTCTAGCAAAGATTGGGCTGCTGGATTTTCTTCGAAAGGTTTCCCATCATTGACCGTCACAATCGCTCCCAGTTTATCCAAAAGACGGGCAGCTGACTCCCCTGATTTAGCTAAACCCAACACCAAAACTTTCTTATTGGCAAATTTTGAAATAGTCTTCATCATGTACCTCTTCATTCATACTACCTTCTATTTTACCTTTTTTTGCGAAAATAAAAAAGTCATATCAGGCTTTTATTTTAACTGTTATCAGCTTTTAATAAATAAGAAGAAATATTATTCTATTTGAAACCTTTGAAAAACCTATTTATACAAGCAGTGACTATTCAAAACATTTAATTGCCAGTGACTTATCAAACCTGACCTACTCACTGATGGTGAACAGAATTCAAAAGAATTAGGCTCTCGCTAAACGAAAAAACATCGGTATCTGTATTATCTTTCTACTCAATCAAAACCATCATCGAAGAATCTCGCTTTAGATAAACAAAAGGAATTAGGCTACCGAAAGTCTACACGACCTTTGAAATCCTAATTCCTTCCTTATAGTTTATGAGTTTAAAGTTTCTTTTGATTTCTGAGATGGTACTAGACGCTCGATGTCCATCAAGGCCCACACTGTAATAATAATCAAAAAGATACTCACAAATAATTCTCCAGGTAATTTAAAAATTTGAAAAATTGCCAAAGCAAGCAAAATGATCAAGGCAACCAGCAAAAGTACAAATGTCAAGACATTCAGCGTTCCCTTAATACTAGTTGGAATGGCAAATACATAGAA
Above is a window of Streptococcus cristatus ATCC 51100 DNA encoding:
- a CDS encoding UDP-N-acetylglucosamine--N-acetylmuramyl-(pentapeptide) pyrophosphoryl-undecaprenol N-acetylglucosamine transferase, which translates into the protein MKKIVFTGGGTVGHVTLNLLLMPKFIEEGWEVHYIGDRHGIEYKEIQKSGLPVVFHSIATGKLRRYFSWQNLWDVFKVAGGILQSLGIMLKVRPKALFSKGGFVSVPPVIAAKVTGVPVFIHESDLSLGLANKIGYKCATKMFTTFEQAEGLSKAEHVGAVTKIAALPQTEPAEIEKIKAHFTEGKPTLLFVGGSGGAKVFNDFITKNKDRLIEKYNIINLTGDASLDELSHRIYRVSYVTDLYQPLMAMADVVVTRGGSNTIFELLAMKKLQVIVPLGLGASRGDQIENANYFLEKGYALKINEENLNRVNLQVAVDDLLREKDAYYQRMGKAPELKSVDDFYEILKQDINKGKK
- the murD gene encoding UDP-N-acetylmuramoyl-L-alanine--D-glutamate ligase — encoded protein: MKTISKFANKKVLVLGLAKSGESAARLLDKLGAIVTVNDGKPFEENPAAQSLLEEGIKVVTGGHPLELLDEDFEWMVKNPGIPYNNPMVMRALEKKIPVITEVELAYLISDAPIIGITGSNGKTTTTTMIAEVLTAGGQNGLLSGNIGFPASQVAQDAGETDTLVMELSSFQLMGIEAFHPEIAVITNLMPTHLDYHGSFEEYVAAKWNIQKNMTASDYVILNYNQDLAKELAKKTAAQVIPFSSQEQVDGAYLDGDVLTFRGEAIMKASELGVPGSHNVENALATIAVAKLRGIDNQVIRETLAHFGGVKHRLQYVGEINQVKFYNDSKSTNILATQKALSGFDNSKVILIAGGLDRGNEFDELVPDIKDLKKMVILGESAARVKRAADQAEVSYLDASDIRDATRKAFSVAEPGDIVLLSPANASWDMYKNFEVRGDEFLAVFKELKG
- a CDS encoding DUF3165 family protein; translated protein: MIYLIIGILILLFYVFAIPTSIKGTLNVLTFVLLLVALIILLALAIFQIFKLPGELFVSIFLIIITVWALMDIERLVPSQKSKETLNS